In the genome of Methanomassiliicoccales archaeon, one region contains:
- a CDS encoding helix-turn-helix domain-containing protein, producing MREQLREKIAGEITLSSDAGKTIRKWREEFGVSQQELARQLGVSPSVISDYESGRRRSPGIAIVRRIVDGLLDIDTANGGKVQSRYSLGERSDCIISIKEFAHSMPASRFVEAIAGTNLAKQVTLQRDIHGYTIIDSMKAITSLGSMDYLKIYGWSSERALIFTGVRFGRSPMIAIRAHPLKPAMVVYHRPEHVDELAIRLATLEGLPLVRTDLSLPVLVETLEHME from the coding sequence ATGCGGGAACAGCTCAGGGAGAAGATAGCTGGTGAGATCACGCTTTCCTCGGATGCAGGGAAGACCATTCGCAAATGGCGAGAGGAGTTTGGCGTCTCACAACAGGAGCTGGCAAGGCAGCTTGGCGTTTCCCCCTCGGTCATCAGCGATTACGAGTCAGGAAGGCGCAGGTCCCCTGGTATAGCTATTGTTCGCCGCATAGTGGATGGACTGTTGGACATCGACACCGCTAATGGGGGAAAGGTGCAGAGTCGCTATTCCCTAGGGGAGAGGAGCGATTGCATCATCAGCATTAAGGAGTTCGCGCACTCCATGCCCGCCTCGCGTTTCGTGGAGGCCATCGCGGGCACCAATCTTGCCAAGCAGGTGACCCTGCAGCGCGACATTCATGGCTACACTATCATCGACTCCATGAAGGCCATAACCTCCCTGGGGTCGATGGATTATCTCAAGATCTACGGTTGGAGCAGCGAACGCGCCTTGATATTCACGGGTGTGCGCTTCGGACGCTCTCCCATGATAGCCATCAGGGCGCACCCTCTCAAGCCGGCTATGGTGGTGTACCACCGGCCTGAGCACGTGGATGAGCTGGCAATAAGGCTCGCCACTCTCGAGGGGTTGCCCCTGGTGCGCACTGACCTTTCCCTGCCCGTTTTGGTGGAGACCTTAGAGCATATGGAGTAG